The genomic segment CAGGAAGCACGCTCGCTGGGCTTGAAGGACCGCTTTTCGATCATGGACAGCGACGATTGCTTTTCTATCGTGCAAGATCTGGCGATCACGACCGACAAGCAGCTGGTGCGCCGTATCCAGGGCGCCATGTCGCTCTGGAAGAACGGCCTGATCGATCCGGAGCAAGCCATCAAGGATGCCGTCACCGAAGACGAAGCCCAGTCTGCGCGTATCTATCGCAGCTATGTGGCGACTCTGGCGGCCTACCAGGCGGTTGATTTCGACGACCTGATCCGCCTGCCGGTGGAACTGTTCCGCGGCAACGAGGCGGTGCGCGACAAATGGCAGCGGCGCTTGCGCTATCTGCTGGTCGATGAATACCAGGATACCAACACCTGCCAGTACGAACTGGTCAAGCTGCTGGTGACCGGGCTCGGCAAGAAACCGATGTTCACCGCGGTGGGCGACGACGACCAGGCGATCTACGCCTGGCGCGGCGCCACCATAGAGAACCTGAAAACCCTGCAGGTCGATTTCCCCGACCTGAAAGTGATCAAGCTGGAACAGAATTACCGTTCTTCCACCCGTATCCTGCAAGCCGCCAATGCGGTGATCGGCAACAATCCCAAGCTGTTCGACAAATCGTTGTGGTCGGAACACGGCTTGGGCGATCCGATCAAGGTGATGGGCATGGAAGACGACGAGAAAGAGGCGGAGCAGGTGGCGATCATGCTGTCTGCGCATCGCTTCGAGCGGCGCGCCAAGTTTTCCGACTACGCCATCCTGTACCGCGGCAATCACCAGGCGCGGATATTTGAAAAGGCTTTGCGGCGCGAACGCATTCCATATTCGATGTCGGGCGGCCAGAGCTTCTTCGACCGCGCAGAAATCAAGGACATCATCAGTTATTTGCGCCTGATCGCCAACGAGGACGACGATCCGGCTTTCATCCGCGCCATTACCACGCCAAGGCGCGGCGTCGGCCAGGCCACGCTGGAAGTGCTGGGCACGGTGGCGGGGCAGTGGCAATGTTCGCTGTTTGAAGCGGTGTTCAAGGGTGGCATCGAAGCCAAGCTGACCGACCGCCAGCTATACCCGCTGCGAGAATTCTGCCATTTCATCAACCAGCTGGAAGCCCGCGCCAGCCGTGTCGGCCCCTCGGGCAGCGGCGAAAACGCCGCGGCGGTGCTGGACGACATGATGAAGGAAATCAATTACGAGCATTATCTGTATGACAGCTTCGACGACCGCGCGGCCCAGGGCAAATGGCAGAACGTGCTGGATTTCACCAATTGGCTGAAGGAAAAGGGCACTGGCGGTAAGGATGGCGCCGGCGATGAGCGCAACTTGCTGGAGCTGACCCAGATGGTGGCGCTGATGTCGATGCTGGAAGGGCGCGACGAAGAACCGGATGCGGTGCGCATGTCGACTCTGCATGCTTCCAAAGGGCTGGAATATCCGCACGTGTTCCTGATTGGCGTCGAGGAGGGCATCCTGCCGCACAAGGGTGACCCCGATGCGCCGCCGGAAACCATCGCCGCCCGCATCGAAGAGGAAAGGCGGTTGATGTACGTCGGCATCACGCGCGCCCAGCGCAGCCTGCACGTCAGCTGGTGCAAGAAACGCAAACGCGCCGGCGAATCCATCGTTTGCGAAATATCACGGTTCGTCAAGGAAATGAAGCTGGATGAAGGCGACGCCATGCCGACCGAAGCCGAACAGATCACGCCACAGAATCGCCTGGCCAATTTGAAGGCTTTGTTGCAGAAGCCGAGAGCGGCGTGAGATGATAGGCCTTACAGCGTTTCCATTCAGGAGTAACAAATGAGTATAGACAACATCAAGACCTCGCTGGAAAAGCTCCGCGCAACGCTGGAGAACAACGGCGCGGTGGATGGCGAATTGAAGAACTTGCTGCAAACCCTGGATACCGACATCCAGCAGTTGCTGAAATCCCCCGAAACCACCGCAACAGCAGCGCCGGCGACCGGTATCCGCTCCGAACTGGTGGAGCGCGCCCAGGGCATTTCGGCACGCCTCGCGGTGAAGCATCCGCACCTGGAACCGGTATTGCGCGAAATCGCCGATACGCTGACCAATATGGGTATCTGATTCCCCAGCCAATATGACTTTGCGGGCAGGGACGACCCTGCCTGTAACTGCCAAGAACGCCTCAAACTTCCCGTTTAACCCGCCGTACACAGCATAAATCGCCACATAGCGTGTGGCCATGAAGCTGTGTGCCGCGATTGTTTATTTTATTGGAACATTATGTGGTTTAAAAATCTCCAGATCTATCGTATCCCCGCACCTTGGGCCATTTCGGCCGAACAGCTGGAAGCATTCCTGGCGCCCCAGGCATTTGCCAAATGCAGCAGCCTGGAACTGCAAAGCCAGGGCTGGCTGTCGCCCCGCGACAACGGCATGCTGGTGCATACCGTGAATCGCCAGATGATGATCCTGCTGGGCACGGAGAAGAAATTGCTGCCAGCTACCGTTGTCAACCAGGTCACCAAGGCGCGCGCCGCCGAGATTGAAGAGCAGCAAGGCTATGCGCCCGGTCGCAAGCAGCTGAAAGATCTCAAGGAACAAGTCA from the Collimonas arenae genome contains:
- a CDS encoding UvrD-helicase domain-containing protein; its protein translation is MSSTPNFGLNAPQREAVKYLDGPCLVLAGAGSGKTRVITQKIQHLIEDCGYDPKHIAALTFTNKAATEMQERIAKLLKDPKQAKHITVSTFHSLGVKILRQEARSLGLKDRFSIMDSDDCFSIVQDLAITTDKQLVRRIQGAMSLWKNGLIDPEQAIKDAVTEDEAQSARIYRSYVATLAAYQAVDFDDLIRLPVELFRGNEAVRDKWQRRLRYLLVDEYQDTNTCQYELVKLLVTGLGKKPMFTAVGDDDQAIYAWRGATIENLKTLQVDFPDLKVIKLEQNYRSSTRILQAANAVIGNNPKLFDKSLWSEHGLGDPIKVMGMEDDEKEAEQVAIMLSAHRFERRAKFSDYAILYRGNHQARIFEKALRRERIPYSMSGGQSFFDRAEIKDIISYLRLIANEDDDPAFIRAITTPRRGVGQATLEVLGTVAGQWQCSLFEAVFKGGIEAKLTDRQLYPLREFCHFINQLEARASRVGPSGSGENAAAVLDDMMKEINYEHYLYDSFDDRAAQGKWQNVLDFTNWLKEKGTGGKDGAGDERNLLELTQMVALMSMLEGRDEEPDAVRMSTLHASKGLEYPHVFLIGVEEGILPHKGDPDAPPETIAARIEEERRLMYVGITRAQRSLHVSWCKKRKRAGESIVCEISRFVKEMKLDEGDAMPTEAEQITPQNRLANLKALLQKPRAA
- a CDS encoding DUF4404 family protein; this translates as MSIDNIKTSLEKLRATLENNGAVDGELKNLLQTLDTDIQQLLKSPETTATAAPATGIRSELVERAQGISARLAVKHPHLEPVLREIADTLTNMGI